ataatgacGGGACTAGACAAACTATTTCAGTTTAATAGTTTGGGGCAGTCTGGGGACTGTATATAAATTAACACGGGGAAGTGGTTCTTCTTTTCCAGCAGCAGGCCTCTGGACCAAGCTGCCAGCTGAGAGATGATTAATTCTGAGAGCACTGGATCAATTCCTGTCTGGAATAAACATTCCGGTGGTATACCTGAGGTCGgggaccagtttagctcagttggctagatggtttGTGAGGTGGGctgaggccagcagtgtgggttcaatccctatactggctgaggttagtcatgaagtgcccatcttctcaaccttgtccattgcatgaggtgtggtgatcctcacgttAAATCATCATTAGTCAGCTCTCACCCTCAAAAgatgaaagcagcctgtggtcacctgtgactatggcgactttactgttATCTAATACCTGAGGTACTTTCACCAGAAAAGGGATCCTTAACTATATATGTGTTGACCATAATAAACAACGGTGATCCTTTTTGCGAGTTAATTTTGGTCTTTATTTTATTTTAGTTTTCCAGTGAAGAATATGTCATGGGTCAATTAGCAAGGTCCTGACTATGGAGATAATGCATCTAATTATTTTAAATTAAGATCTTTCTACTTTATTATAGGTACTTTGAGACGATGGATAGCAGAATCATTTGGTGTTCCTCCAGGTGATGAAATGACTGGGATGATATCAGTGATGTGTTCCGTCATATTAAATACTTCAGTGAAGGgacagagagtaatgtatctaagtttgtTGATGGTACAAAGCTAGGTGAGAAAGTAAGCTTCAAGGAGGACAGAAGGTGCTGAATTTTCTGGTGGGCAACAGGACCCTGACGCAGGATGATACTGAGGTCCCGAGCACATGAATGTCATCAGGTCACCATTGGTGCAATCTTCAGGGTATTGGCCTCCCAGCAAAAGCCCCTGCATTCGCTATCTTATTAAGGATGGTGGCTAGATAATAGGCCCAACGAGAGGCCCTAGAGCCCAGTACAGTTGGAGAGATGAGTGCTACTGAGGTGGAAAGGCAGTGCAGACTCTTCGGACACCTTCTGCAAATTTGGGAATGAAGAGGCTATAGTCGCTGTAAACGGGGAGCCCTGCCTCAGGATTAGTTTTGGCCGTGGCTGTGGCCTTTCAACCTGGTGGTTCTTTCATGACAGTGTAGAACATTGATGGCCCTCTAGATTCCTGCTGGGAGGAAACAGCCAAGGAGCTGCTGGGCTCTGCAATCAGTGGGAAGCCATTCCAACAGCAGAAAATTGCCATTGCCAATGGGAAATTATTGCTAAGTGGGTCTTCAATTGTTCTATTTGGCTGCCCACATCTGTGGAGCAAGCTGCCTACTTTGTCCCTAGGCTATCCTTGGGAAATACGCCATAGGTGGGCAGACATAGATTCCCCCATTCTCCTGACCCCTGTCTCCAAACACAGGGCTGAGAAAATCTAGCTTAAAGTACCTGCAAAGAGATATACGTGGATTAATGAGTGGTCAAGAAGGTAGTAAATGAAGTGTAATGTGGACAAATCTGGTTATTCATATTAGGAATAAGAAAAGATAGCAGGATATATTTTAAATGGTGAGGAACTATGAAATGTTGGATGTTCAAATGAATTTGTATGTTCTTGTACATAAAACATATAGTTACCATGCAGGCACAGGAAAGCAATTAAAAGGCAAATTGTCTGTAGACCTTGGAGTACAAGTGTCAGAAACACTTACTATAATTGTACAGGGTTTTAATGAGACCATATTTGAAGGACTGTATATGGTTTTGGTGGCCATCTCAAAAGAAATATATACTTGTCTTTGAGGCGATGCAATGATGGTCCATTAGATAAACGCCTCAGTTTATATGGTTGCCCTGTGAGAAGGCATTGAGTTGAATGGGCCTACACTGGAAATTTCTCACGAAACGGATAGGATTCTGACAAGGTTTGAGGGGATAAATACAGAGAGTCTGTTCCCTCCTGTTAGAGAGTCTGGAGCTGGGGCACATTGGCAGGGCTGTGAGAGGTTCAAGGGATAGGGGGGGTCAGAtccgaaagtggagttgagattgaaatcagaccttattgaatggcagagcagacttgagtgGACGAATGGGCAATTGCTCCTCCAATTTTTTATGTCCTTATGTTTTCCAGGTGGTAAAGTGTGATGATGGATATCGTCAGTGTGCAGTGTGTTCCCTCAGGTAGTAAGGTGCAATGATGGATGTAGTGAAGTGAACAGTGTTTTTCCCAAGAAACTCTCTTTATGATAAACTGCAAGTCACTTTTATTTAAGAGCCAAGACCCAATATGACTAAAGCTATTCATTAAGATCAGTAATGTATACTAGAGTGTGACTATCTAGTACTTAGATATGAGGTCAATTTTAATGTACTGTACTGAAACAAATACCAAATGGCCCTAAACCAGCCTCTGGCTTTTCAGTAGACTGCTCAAAAATAAAGTGCCACTGAGAAATTAAACAATTACCTCTTCAGGTAACTGAAGAGTTTTTTGCAGTAGGCCATGGCTAGATACCATGTTGAGAGACAGCCAATCATCTTACAAGCCAACCTAAAAGCTAGCAACAGCTTGACAACGGCTTTGAAAAGCTGGCACGGCACCCAAAAAGCTGCCAACTCCAGAATGGATCTCTTTATGAGCCTATATGAGATGAACAAAAAATATGGGTTTTGTAACTAAATCTGTAGCTATACCCAACATTCTTTCATTTGTTTTGGATCAAAGAAAAACTGAAAACATGAAGAGGGAAAATCCAAATATTGAAAGGGGAAAATTGATAATGCAGTTTTCTGGCAAACCAAGGACATGCTCCCTTGGAAATCTTCAATTTTCTTTTAGCTTGAATGCTGCCATTCTGGTTAATCATTTAGATGTTTCTCAATTTTCTGATTTTTTTAGCCCCCCAAAATGCAAGCAACTTGATCTTTCGGGGGTAATTTAAAGCTAACTGTTCCTTTAAGggtaacacagcagagtaagggtcacgtgGCCTGTGTGATcaatcaggactcagagtgtgAAATTGCCCCATGTGAGGGAGGCTTCTCagcaaagagacattttgggagctagttacagccatgtggctgctgtacaattcttaggaATAGCTCCTTTTTGTGTTTACTAATGGAGTCTCTGAAATTACATTCTTACACTAACATACTGGGGAGGTTAGGTTAACATTATCTTTGTTTTTCAACAGATCAACAAGACGTCAGTTATCCCAACTCTCCCAGGTCCATTCCAACCTCAGTTCATAGAGGCACTTAACTCGTTTCACATCCAGTTCACAGATACACAACATGCCATCCAAGTCTCCACCCTGTCCTTTAGATTCTCCATTCCTCCAACCTTCCTGGATTAAATTAGCACTCCTCTCTTACCCCTCAATTAAAACTGTCGCtctttggaaacgggagcggaggcagatatcatagccttcgcctcgttgatcgcccgaaggcggatcctgctgggatggagagcagcctctccacccagtgccctggcgtggcggggggacctgttggaatacttgacccttgagaaggttaagttcgaattgaggggaagctcggaggggttctactagTCAtgagcactatttattatgcactttcaagaactagataacatcgaacattagttgggggggtggggtgggggggggaggggggctgtgtagattaagggtgactatgggtaatccctgattcctttttgtcatttgtttatgtaaacatgtgggctgaggtttgggggttggtgggcggatgggaacgttgttattatggggattgacacatcttgctgactattgtttattgttgatgggtgtaaatgtgggagaaaatgtgaaaaaggagaatttttttaaaaactgtcgcTCTTGTTGAACTCCCAATCAAGCTGGCACTCTTACCCATCCCAGTTTAAGCTGAATCTCAACTGATACCTGCACTCTTCCTCTGCATTCCATTTCCGTGAATACCGTACTAACATTCTCCTCCTTCCTTCAAGCCAAATCTCTACTTCTAGCTTCTCTTCTCTTCCACTCCAAAGCACTGCTCCGAGGTTTTGCCCCTTTCACTTCTTTATTGCCATTGATTCTCCCCCTCAGTCCTCCATTTACACTTCCCTCTCTACTTCAATGCAATCTATTCTCTCATCCCAATTATATTCATTGCCATCTATATCCCCCTTCCTGCTTCCCTTCAATGCTATCTATAGATCCCATACCCTTGTTCCTTcattgccattcactgtctgttccTTTTCCTCTTCAATGCTACCTGTAATTCCCCCTTCTTTCTTCCTTTCATGACCACCCATTCTCTCTCATCTTCATTATCATCTCTGTTCCCCTTCTCACTCTTCCACCATTGCCATCCAGTGCCCTTGATCCATTTTTATTCAGCTCTCCTGCTACTCTAGCCATTTGTGCTGTTACACACTGCGGGCAGGTATTTGCATTCTTGACTGAATTCCTGCTTAGTGTGCAGGAAGTTGAATCTCATAACTGCAAGAGACAGGTAGGAATGGCACGGAAGAGAGGGAGGCCCAGTCTGTGCTGATTGTTACATACAGACTGAGACCTCAAAACATTGACAGTCAGCAAGAAATACTGATGGCTGTGATACATGAATCACCTCTAGCGTGACATATGGCAGTTGTTGGATTTTTAACAGTTGAGAGAGAAAATGAGCAAGCCAAGAAAAAGCATTTTCCAGAATAATCTTGCCTCTATTTCTTCCAttcctgcagtaactgactcctccGGAGAATAGTTCTACAAGTCTTGAGAACCAAAATGCTACATAAGCACTGAGAGCTTTGCAGCTAATTTTGAACCTGTCCTCATCAGTTACAGGCACACTTGCTCTTAAAGCTCACTCAATCCCAATCAGGAGTAGTTTTTCTCTTGTTCCCACTGTGAGGCCAGTCGCAGTAATTAATCCAACCAGCTCAGCACTAATATGCGGCAACTGGCAGCAGTGAGGCAGAGGACATATCACAAATCTAGTGCTTGGTACTTTGTAAGCAGTCAGCCCGCTGATTTAATTTGCCAATCAGTGATTGTTATCTGAAGACTGTGTAAATGCAGTGTCGCAACATTAGATGTTGCAAATATCTAAGGCAGGTTTATTGCTCCAACAATTCTGTAATTAATATTTGTCAaaagaacacaggaaaaggaataaaccattcagcccctctggcctgctccatcattcaattaaATCGTGCTGTACAACTGAACCACACTTTTGATGCATTTCACGTGATACTCTCACCCAACATAAATATATCTCAGATTTTAAAGCACCAATTGCTCTAGAATGGGGGAACATTAGGGTTgcaaactgtgattaaatgtattcctggaggtttcatcacatgttcTGTCCACATGCTCAAGCCATGaatcggccaacacatccatccttgtgacacgctGCCTTCCTACTCCAATAGGAAAGCAAAACGACTCATTACCCAGTTGGATGATGCtcgactgtcagccaaacagcctcccccccacccccccccccccccccctctgccatgCGGGACCTGGAAGGATGGTcatggcgggttgggggggggggtgagagacccccggtcagaGTGGTCGAGTGGAACATACGAGAGTTAGGGGGACCGATGAAGAGAGCACCAGTATTCTCACATCTGAACGGCCTGAAAGCAGACATGCtgttacatagaacagtacagcacagaacaggtccttcggccctcgatgttgtgccaagcattgtccaaaaccaagatcaagctatctcactcccagtcattctggtgtgctccatgtgctgaGACCCATCTGCTGGtaaaggaccagatgaggctgaggaagggctgggtgagccattCTGTCTTCGATAGTAGGGTGTGGGGGGAGGCTATACTGGTGGCTATTCGCAGAGTGGGCAACACCTGTCATACCTGTCCTTCAACCAACAAACTGGTCCACCTCTGTGAGGATTATAAGCTTACGGTCAACTGGGTTTCTAAACTGGATAGGTACACCATGCCTTGAATAGAAGAGGTATATGCCAAACTCGCAGGTGGCCAGACATTCACTAAGCTAGATATGAGCCACTCCCATCTTTAACTTTAGTGTGACGGCACGTCCCCCAAATACGCAATGATCAACATGCATAAGGGGCTGTATGAGTATACTGACTTTTGCTTCGGGGTCCAGTCAGCATGTACCATATATCAGTGGATCATGAAGAACATACTCCAAGGTTACCTAAAGTAGAGGTGTACTTGGAATACGTTCTGTTCACGGGGACTTCAGAATGAGAGCACTTGATAAACCTAGAAGAGGTCTTGTGACGATTTTAGAAAGCTGGGGTACATCTGGAaagggaaaaatgtgtttttcaagCGAACAAAGTATCGTATTTGAGCTATTGGGTGGATAAAAAAGGGCTATATCCAGTGGAGGACAAGGTGAGGGCCATCAGGGAAGTACCAACTCCAAGAAACACTGTGGAATTGCAATCCTTCCTGGGATTAGTAAATTATTACGGGAATTTTATCCCGAATTTGGTCTCCTTGCTGTCTCCCCTACACACACTACTGAAAATAATTCCTGAAATGGTCTTGGGAGGGAGGCACCACAGGTGGAGGCCTTTGAGAAGTAAAAACAGTAGCTGCTGTCATCTAATATATTGGCCTATTTCGACCCCAAAAACGAACTCATCCTGAGGTGTGATGCTTCCTCGTACGGGGTTGGTTATTTTCACACTGCTGGAAAGACTAGACAGAAAGTCCCATCACCCAGAACTCTCTCGGATACCAAGCAGAAATATTCGCAAACTGAGAAGGAGGGCTTGGCGGTCATGTTTGGTGTAAAAACGTTTCACCAGTACGTCCACGGCAGGCGATTTGCAATATTGACCACAAGCCCTTATTGGGGCTTTTTAAAGAGGATAAGGCAATTCCCCCTGTTGCTCCACCCAGGTACCTGTTACTTGCAGCCTATGAATATACCTTACAGAGCACAGCCCAGGAATGCGAATTGCTAATGTTGATGAATTGAGTTGCCTCTCACTGCCCACAAGTCTGGCTCCCCTGCCAGCCTTAGAAGAGGTTATGATGACCCTAAATTCTTTAGAGACCTAACCAGTATTTGCAACCAAATCAAGACCTGGATGCAAAAGGATCCAACACTATCAAAATTGAAGCTTATGATTCTGAACGGCGGAGTCCAAGGACACCCCTCAATGACATGAAACCTTATCTGACCAAGAAAGATGAACTCAGCGTTGAGGACGGAATCATTTTGTGGGACGTCCCTACCTGGGCGGCCCCAATTGTACTGGAGCTACTAAAAGGCACCTTGGGATGTCTAAAATGAAAATGCTCAACAGGAGCTCCATCTGGTGGCCCGGTCTCTACTCCGACATCATGGACTTGGTGAAGCAGTGCGGTTCATGCCAGGGTAATCAAggattccctccctcaacctcccttCATCCATGGGGGAGGCCAGGCAGGCCCTGGTTGCGAGTGCACATGGACTTTTATCAGTTCTATATTTTTGATCCTCGTTGAtgcacactccaaatggttggagataTACATGGGCTCCACATCCTCCCACACAATTGAGAAACTACTACAAGAGTTTTTGCACGCATGGCATCATGGATGTCCTAGTTTCCAACAATGGCATGGTCTTCACCAATGAGTTCCAAAGTTTCCTGTAATCCAATGGCACCAGACGCATTAGAACAGCACCTTATCACCCATTGTCGAATGGAATGGTGTAACAGGTGGTGCTGGCCTTTAAAATCAGCATGAAAAAACAACCAGCAGCATCAAGAGACCAAATTGCCACGTTTTTTTATTCGATTATAGGACTACTCATTTTCCAACAGGAAACACCCCAGCGGAACTGTTAATGGGATGACAGCTTCATACGAAACAAAGCCTCCTATTCCCAAACCTGGCAAGGAGGGTGGAGTCTCAAGAGAACCAGAAAATAAATTATGACTCAGCGAGAACGGAAAAAATATTCAAGTCAGGTGATCTGGTCTGTGTGAGTAACTTCGGAGATGGCTCCAAGTTGGATGCCTGGAGTCATAATGGAGAAAGTGGGACCAGTATCCTACAAAGTGAAGGTCCAGGATAAGGTCttgaagaaacacctggaccatctCAAATGTAGGGAGTCCATCCCCGTACAAGCATCACTACCGACCAGATGTGACCATCGTTTGTGCAGGGCAACAGCTCAAAGAGAACTCGGAGTCCAATTCAGTTCATACTTCCAGATCCAGTTCTGTCCTTGATGGACCTCAGCCTGATTGTGAAAAGGCAGAAGAGATCGCCTCGCTTTGAGAGTTCGGAGGGAAAAATGGGCTTATGGGGGGAATGTTATGGTGGCCTTGAAGGACATAGGGGATCGTCAATTGATAGTGGGCTTTGTGGAATATGAATTTActgttgagtcgggggggggggggggggcggggtagctcACCCAATGGGAATTGTATGGCGGGTGGTAGCTTGAAGCCCGCTTCTCCAACACAGACCAACATCTCTGTAGGTCCCCGGGCTTGGATGTATGTATTGTAATGCGCGGCAGTGCCCTTTTTTGTTACTTCATTGATGGACTTGATGTTGGAAGAGTGGCCTTGGCGAAGTTATTACAGTTCCCATTTGTGGAATTTACCATGCGTGCACCATAAACAGACCCAAGTCACAATTCCACAATACATTTATGGACAATTATTCTACAGCTTTGTCAATATGCATTATAATGCCAAATAAAGATTTTATCTTCAGATTTTACACGAAGGATGAAATCCATATCTTGAAGACAATCAAGGTTGGTTTGTATTTCATGATCTTAAGATCAAAACTGCTGGGTTCCTGCATCAGAAATGTAACGAGGTGGGACATTTGTCTCCCAGAGGTCCAGGATATTGGTCCAATCCCATAATCAAAGGATCCTGACTCCGAGTGAAAATGGGTAATGACCCTGGTTGTTTGTATACTTGTAAATAAAGCACAGCGGTGGATGTTGGAAAATTCTGTCAATTGGACAAACTGAAACAGCATTATGTAGTCACTGATTTCCTTGAAGTGTACTTCAGCAAAGTGCTTACTTTAAGGCCTCAGCCTGTTTCAAAAACCTTGGCTTCAACAAGGTAGTTGTACCTTAAAACCGTCTGGGCCTTTTAACCACATCTGAGCATGTACAGTTTATTCAATTTCCCAGTGTACAAACTATCCATCAGCATGACTTGACAGGTAAAATGAGGTGCCACTTCACTTTCTGGGGAAAGCCCCAGAAAATGAATTAGAAGGAAATAGGAGATTGAATTTTCAAAGTTTTATTTCAGCTTAAGTCTGCCTTTGTTAACAAATACTGTGATCTATTATGAACTGCACAGCCAGAAAACATCATTAATCAGTACCTGCAATTTTGGTTTCTTTATTGAAGGTTATTAAGAGTGGTTTCTCAAGAAAGGATTTTTATTTAGTCACAGTCCTTTTTGTTGATGTTGAAACTTCAATTAGAAAAATCTCTCATGAAACATTTTCAAGATCAAAACGTGTTTTTAATACAAAAGAATTTATAAACCAATATCCTAAAACTTCTTGTCCAATCCAGCTGGACCCCAGGACCAGCCCCACCCCTCCCAGATTTTGTTTGAATCCTTCCTCAGTGCTCCAAAACCCACTGTTCACATTTCCAGTACTCTGATATCAGAACTATCAACTATTGCTTCTAGTTGCCGGGGAACCACCCCAATGATCCCTCCTTTAATCTTCCCAGATTGAAGGGCCGCCTCCCAGTGCTGTCAAAGTGCTCCCATAAAATACTGCTAGACTCCAAATCTCATTATAGATACCTCCAATTCCCAGGCACTGTTACAGGATAAAATTCTATGTACAAAGCTTTTTTTGTATAATTCCATTAAATTGAAAGAACATTTATAATTATACCAGTTTGTGAGGCTGCTGCTTGTTTGATTTTACTACTGGTCATCTGGGTTTTACATGCTACTGTCAAAAAGGTCATATGTCAAACCTATTGATAAGAAAATGCATGCAGGTGACCCTCAAATTTCACCAAGTACCTCTGGGTTTCGATTAAAACTTCCTCAGGTTTTGCTGGAACACCACTGATTTACTTGTACTTCCTCGGTTTTACTGAGGCACAGCCACTAGCATCTAAATATTATCATTCACTGCATTACCTAGAAGTCTGTTAGAGGGTACAGCGATATCTGACAACTCTGGTCAGCAACTAGTATATTTTTACAGCCCTTTATGTCCACAGCAGAAATCCAGTTCACTTTTTCTCCATGGTCAATACTATGTTTTGGCAAAATGTGATTACTTTTATTTCCTTTGCAGCCTTTTGCACCACGGTCACTTTTTTTAGACCCAAGACCTTCTTTAGCAGTGGAGCCAACAGTCTTTTTCCCAGCCGATTTTAAAGGGCCTTTGCCATCAGTTAGGATTTGCTTACTGACGTCCCACAGCATGACTTTTGCATCATTCCCTCCAGAAATCAGCCAGTAAGGATGGGAGAGAGAGTTCAGAAAATGAACCTGAGAAACACCCAGACTGTGACCACGGAACCCATATTCCAACTCAAACCTTGTTCCCGTCACTCTGAATAATCGTATCCTGCCGTCTTCAGCTCCACAGGCAAATATGTTGCCACAGTTGGCAACTGTTGTGAAGTGGGCCAGTGGCGGATTGAAAAGTTGGCAACCAGCTTGCTGTTGCATTCCTTCCATCTCTTCTTGCGCTATGTCCTGAAGGCTCACAGTCCAAACAGGTCGTGTTTTCTGCAAGTTCCACAACATCACCTTCCCAGGAAATAAGAAAGCAAAGTATTTTAGAAGTGAATGGATGACAATTGGATTAAATGTCCTTACAATTTATCAGCCAAGAGTGAACTAACTGCCAGGATATTAAAGAAAAGCACTGTGATCACCTAGGTCATTTGGGGTGACAGTTACTTGCACAGGAATAGAAACTGAAGATACGGCTTTTTCCTCTTGTCGGCTAACACCCAATAATATTGGAACTCAAGATTTTAGGAATACAGGTACAGGAAACTTTCTTGTTCGGGTTATCTACTTTTAAAatgttattctttcatgggatgtgttcATCACCGGCAAGGCCAGCCTTTGTAGTCTATCCTTAATTCCCCCTGAACTGAGAGGCTTGTTCGGCCATAGCAGAGAACAGTTTACACTGCAGTCGATCTggtatcacatgtaggccagaccagtaaggatggcagatttccttccctcgaggacattagtgagccagatgagtttttacaattgCCGATAGTTATCATGGTAatcattactgaaactagcttttaATTTTAAaagtattaattgaatttaaatcctaGCATGTCATGGTGGGATGTGAAGCTATGCACTTAGAGCAATAGCCTGGGCAACTGGGTTACCAGTCGTGACATTACCACTAAATCACCATCTCCCCAGTCAGTAGTCATTGAGTCACCCAGACCAGTTGACTCCCTGGACTGTCCTGACTTGACTAGTCTCAGTCTTGAGCAGCAGTTGGGATGCAATAATTGTCATTGGGACCCCAAGTTCATTTTATTATTTCATGCAGCAGTCATGGTAGGCAAGGTAACTGTAggaaaattggacattctgaattcttcctctgtgtacccgaacacaggcgccagaatgtggcaactaggggcttttcacaataacttcattgcagtgttaatgtaagcctacttgtgacaataaagattattattattttattgtgTATCCCTaaatgcccatgagaaggtggtggcatgctgccttcttgaactgtaacAGTCTAAATGGTATGAGAAAATCCAGtgttgtttgggagggagttccaggattttgacccagcgacagtgaaggaatggtgatatatttccaagtcaggatggtgagaggcttggagggtaacttgcaggtggttttttccatgcatctgctgctcttgtctttctggtCTTATTTTCAGTAATTCTGATTGGATCTCGCTCCACTGGGCCAAATGGCTCATGCAAATATGCATTCGCTGGATTCTCCAGGTACCTGGGAACTAACACCCTCCCCAGCGAGGCTCGACTGTGTGCcggttagtactggtccacacaaatgtggaccaagtgTCATGGCATGTGAggcgtctcccaggccattggagatccctgggtggccggggacatggcagggtggcaccctggattTCCCTCTggaacccgggcaccttggcactgccagggtgccagtgccaagggcCGGGACctgagggaggccatgcccatgaaagggggggggggggggatgaggggcaaCAGCTCTCCATTGCTGTAATAATTTTGAAGTGTGGGctggaccggggagaaactccccaaagtCCCAAAAATTGGCTTAAGTGTGGGTGcatccaggtctggatctcacccaaaacgccggcgggaaacaccccgccaaactcacccaaaTTAGACTTATTAATTCCGCCCACGATTTACTGTCAACATTTACCATAATAAATAAGGATATACTACTTCCAATGATAGAAGGGTTGGTAAAGGTAGATTCAACCTCAAATATCCATTCTGTCCCTTTTGTTACATCTAGACCTGATTATTCTAACACATTATTGGCTGGTGTCTCAAACTCTATCCTCCATAAACCTATTGCCATCAAAATTCTACTCCGTGTCCATCAAGTCCTGTTCACTGATCACATTTCTGCTTACTGACTACACTGGCTCTGGTTAAAAAACATcttaaatttaaaattctcattcctaGTTTCAAATCCCTTTCCAtcttctgtaatctccttcagtccCACAACACCAAGATGTCCTCTGATCCTGGTGTCTTGAGCATTCCCAACTTCCcggccaccattggtggccatgccttcagctgcctggcccccaagctctggaattccctctagaAACCTCTCCACCTCATTTTCCTCCCTTTAGATAGACCTTAAAATATAACTCTACGACCAAGCCTTTGTCTGCACTAATATTTCATTATGTGGCTCAGTATCATTTTAAAACTGCCCATTTTATAATAAAAATTCATAATAATTAACATAGCAACACAGGTTAATAAAGCATTGGGACTCATCTCTGGAAGAATAGAaatcaaaagcagaaaatgctggaaaatctcagcaggtctggcagcccagtgtagctgccagacctgctgagtatttctagcattttctggatttcagatttccagcatctgcaatattttgtttttaatTCAAAACAGATTGGTTGTGTTAAACTATTTAGAACCTCTGTTCGCTTGCAAGCAAAGCCATCCACAGATTTCAAATAGAAACCTACATAATGTATATATTCAGGGATAAGCATTGGACTCCTCacacatttcatagaatc
This window of the Scyliorhinus torazame isolate Kashiwa2021f chromosome 14, sScyTor2.1, whole genome shotgun sequence genome carries:
- the wdr53 gene encoding WD repeat-containing protein 53 isoform X1; the protein is MIGAVLAWARPGGMATKWTAGASSTVLCLDVNSESVVASGAEKGALTIWNSQGAAISHLNLRDDDDVTCVSFSQTCDSILYASHSEAVSVLDIRALKEPIECFHVNEDEINCLSINETGSHLAAADDSGSIKVIDLASKKVSRSLRRHSNICSCVTFRPQRPQSLLSCGLDMQVMLWNLQKTRPVWTVSLQDIAQEEMEGMQQQAGCQLFNPPLAHFTTVANCGNIFACGAEDGRIRLFRVTGTRFELEYGFRGHSLGVSQVHFLNSLSHPYWLISGGNDAKVMLWDVSKQILTDGKGPLKSAGKKTVGSTAKEGLGSKKSDRGAKGCKGNKSNHILPKHSIDHGEKVNWISAVDIKGCKNILVADQSCQISLYPLTDF
- the wdr53 gene encoding WD repeat-containing protein 53 isoform X2, producing the protein MATKWTAGASSTVLCLDVNSESVVASGAEKGALTIWNSQGAAISHLNLRDDDDVTCVSFSQTCDSILYASHSEAVSVLDIRALKEPIECFHVNEDEINCLSINETGSHLAAADDSGSIKVIDLASKKVSRSLRRHSNICSCVTFRPQRPQSLLSCGLDMQVMLWNLQKTRPVWTVSLQDIAQEEMEGMQQQAGCQLFNPPLAHFTTVANCGNIFACGAEDGRIRLFRVTGTRFELEYGFRGHSLGVSQVHFLNSLSHPYWLISGGNDAKVMLWDVSKQILTDGKGPLKSAGKKTVGSTAKEGLGSKKSDRGAKGCKGNKSNHILPKHSIDHGEKVNWISAVDIKGCKNILVADQSCQISLYPLTDF